The following proteins come from a genomic window of Canis aureus isolate CA01 chromosome 3, VMU_Caureus_v.1.0, whole genome shotgun sequence:
- the C3H11orf52 gene encoding uncharacterized protein C11orf52 homolog encodes MGNQLCCRGCWNCPSIAQRKKKTGSQARQTLKQQQQQQQQHRHKHSAKVHNTRGHTYEQVLEKPGSQEKSPGLRSKESSLHYADIQVCSYTQPRSARQVKHLQSENATEYAILRFPQATPRYDSKNGTLV; translated from the exons ATGGGAAACCAGCTCTGCTGCCGGGGATGCTG GAACTGCCCATCAATTgcccagaggaaaaagaaaacag GAAGCCAAGCAAGACAGACactgaagcagcagcagcagcagcagcagcagcacaggcACAAGCACAGTGCAAAG GTCCATAACACAAGAGGACATACGTATGAGCAGGTGTTAGAGAAGCCCGGATCTCAGGAGAAGAGTCCAGGCCTCAGGTCCAAGGAGAGCAGCTTACATTATGCAGACATTCAAGTGTGCAGCTATACCCAGCCTCGCTCTGCTCGGCAGGTGAAACACCTCCAGTCAGAAAATGCAACGGAGTACGCAATCCTCCGCTTCCCACAGGCCACACCCCGCTATGACAGCAAGAATGGGACCCTGGTGTGA